From Chlamydiota bacterium, a single genomic window includes:
- a CDS encoding elongation factor Tu, with product VECELITPIAMEKGLRFAVREGGRTVGAGRVSEIIK from the coding sequence CGGTGGAGTGCGAGCTGATCACGCCGATCGCGATGGAGAAGGGGCTGCGGTTCGCGGTGCGCGAGGGCGGCCGGACGGTGGGCGCGGGAAGGGTCAGCGAGAT